From Aquificaceae bacterium, one genomic window encodes:
- a CDS encoding NAD(P)H-dependent oxidoreductase, with amino-acid sequence MVCVIYAHPNPKSFNKAIKEVVLETLSAKGVQYSLRDLYALEFNPVLSARDFETFLSGGVPEDIRREQEIIKDAKLLVFIYPIWWTGMPAILKGYIDRVFSYGFAYEERDGELVGLLSDKKAFIINTLGASELDYRPSGMEECLIKTTDIGIFKFCGIEVIRHLFLYAVPYVSDDERKAMLDKVKKQLEEVL; translated from the coding sequence ATGGTATGTGTAATCTACGCCCATCCAAACCCAAAGAGCTTCAACAAGGCTATAAAAGAAGTTGTCCTTGAGACTTTGTCCGCCAAGGGTGTTCAATACAGCTTGAGAGACCTATATGCCCTTGAGTTTAATCCTGTCTTGTCCGCAAGGGATTTTGAAACCTTTCTATCGGGTGGCGTGCCAGAGGACATAAGAAGGGAGCAGGAGATAATAAAAGATGCAAAACTTTTGGTCTTTATATATCCCATATGGTGGACAGGCATGCCTGCAATCCTAAAGGGCTACATAGATAGGGTTTTTAGCTACGGTTTTGCTTACGAAGAGAGAGATGGAGAGCTTGTTGGACTTCTCTCTGACAAAAAAGCTTTCATAATAAACACCCTTGGAGCTTCTGAGCTTGACTATAGACCCTCAGGCATGGAGGAGTGTCTAATAAAGACCACGGATATTGGCATTTTCAAGTTCTGTGGCATTGAAGTAATAAGACATCTTTTCCTGTATGCAGTGCCATACGTAAGCGACGACGAAAGGAAAGCCATGTTAGACAAGGTCAAAAAACAGCTGGAGGAAGTGCTATGA
- a CDS encoding nitroreductase family protein has translation MKECLRLITERRSITFFDPARDVPDEIIKEILELSATAPSGYNLQPWEVIVVKDKEKKKRLREICYNQQKVEDASANIVLIANTRAGFEHVDRVLQSWEELGYIKPEAKESLKSQIIAGWQDPQRASRKAVRDTALFGMTIMITARACGLETHPMEGYDEARLKEFLQIEDHKVVPMIIAIGYKDPSKELLPRAYRFKFEEFGKIV, from the coding sequence ATGAAGGAATGTTTAAGGTTAATCACAGAAAGGAGGTCTATTACCTTCTTTGACCCAGCGAGAGATGTGCCAGATGAAATAATAAAGGAGATACTTGAGCTTTCCGCAACCGCACCCTCTGGCTACAACCTTCAACCATGGGAAGTTATAGTGGTAAAGGATAAGGAGAAAAAGAAGAGGCTAAGGGAAATATGCTATAACCAACAAAAGGTGGAAGATGCCAGTGCTAACATAGTGCTTATTGCCAACACAAGGGCAGGCTTTGAGCATGTGGACAGAGTTTTGCAAAGCTGGGAAGAGCTGGGCTATATAAAGCCAGAGGCAAAAGAGAGTCTAAAAAGCCAAATTATAGCAGGTTGGCAAGACCCTCAAAGAGCCTCCAGAAAAGCAGTTAGAGACACAGCCCTTTTCGGTATGACTATAATGATAACTGCCAGAGCCTGCGGGCTTGAAACCCATCCCATGGAAGGCTACGACGAGGCAAGGCTTAAGGAATTCTTGCAAATAGAAGACCACAAGGTAGTGCCTATGATAATAGCCATAGGATACAAAGACCCATCCAAAGAGCTTTTGCCAAGGGCTTACAGGTTTAAGTTTGAGGAGTTTGGAAAGATAGTCTAA
- a CDS encoding gamma carbonic anhydrase family protein produces MAIVKPYKDKYPVIHPSVFLAENSTVIGDVEIGEDSSVWYGTVIRGDVNYIRIGRGTNIQDNSVVHVTHDTHPTLIGDFVTVGHRVILHGCKIGNYVLIGMGAVVMDGVEIEDYVLVGAGALLTPNKKFPSGVLVAGFPAKVVRDLKEEEIRLIEESAKNYISYKNSYLSQKP; encoded by the coding sequence ATGGCAATAGTTAAGCCTTACAAGGATAAGTATCCTGTAATACATCCCTCTGTGTTTCTTGCGGAGAACTCCACAGTTATAGGAGATGTGGAGATAGGAGAGGACTCTTCTGTTTGGTATGGGACGGTGATAAGGGGTGATGTGAACTACATACGCATAGGAAGAGGGACAAACATTCAAGATAACTCTGTGGTTCACGTCACACACGATACACACCCTACGCTGATAGGAGACTTTGTCACTGTGGGACACAGAGTGATACTGCATGGCTGTAAGATAGGAAACTATGTGCTTATAGGTATGGGTGCGGTGGTGATGGATGGTGTGGAGATTGAGGATTATGTGCTTGTGGGTGCTGGTGCACTGCTAACGCCTAACAAGAAATTCCCTTCTGGCGTTTTGGTGGCAGGCTTTCCAGCCAAGGTGGTGAGAGACCTAAAAGAAGAGGAGATAAGGCTTATAGAAGAGTCTGCCAAAAACTACATAAGCTACAAGAACTCCTACCTTAGCCAAAAGCCATAA
- a CDS encoding DMT family transporter: MLGVSLALLSSLFWGTNDYFSKRLLIKGLDENFTLWVRFPIAFFLLTPLGILYWDFNIKVLTYALIWLPLEVLGGVLFIKGLKYAPLSVAMSFYSFMPVFSALFGWLILSEEPSPMGMLGMSLVIFATLILVGFSPKEFFKKNRGVIYMLLSTIFFGFNVVIGKASIIESNSFFFSWFYALCMSFGTLVFVKPSQIIKKENYKHWEIPLLGLFFAIGDILYNLALLLTLSPYVASAERLSLLVAIFYGRVFLKEETRGIVLPAFLMIVGNLLMAFG, translated from the coding sequence ATGCTTGGAGTATCTCTGGCTTTGCTATCTTCCCTCTTCTGGGGGACAAACGATTACTTTAGCAAAAGGCTTTTGATTAAAGGCTTGGATGAAAACTTCACCCTATGGGTTAGATTTCCCATAGCCTTTTTCCTTCTCACGCCTCTTGGCATCCTCTACTGGGACTTTAATATAAAGGTTTTGACCTATGCCCTAATTTGGCTTCCTCTTGAAGTCCTCGGTGGCGTGCTTTTCATCAAGGGTTTAAAGTATGCACCCCTTTCCGTTGCCATGTCCTTTTACTCCTTTATGCCTGTCTTCTCTGCCCTTTTTGGCTGGCTTATTCTTTCCGAAGAGCCTTCTCCTATGGGTATGCTGGGTATGTCTTTGGTAATCTTCGCTACTTTAATTCTTGTAGGTTTTTCACCAAAAGAATTTTTCAAGAAAAACAGGGGAGTTATCTATATGCTACTTTCCACCATCTTTTTTGGCTTTAATGTGGTTATAGGCAAGGCATCTATAATAGAAAGCAACAGCTTTTTCTTTAGCTGGTTTTATGCCCTCTGCATGAGTTTTGGCACTTTGGTTTTTGTAAAGCCTTCCCAAATTATCAAAAAGGAAAACTACAAGCACTGGGAGATACCCCTTCTTGGATTATTCTTTGCCATTGGAGATATTCTGTATAACCTTGCACTTTTGCTTACCCTCTCTCCCTATGTGGCATCTGCGGAGAGGCTATCTCTATTGGTCGCTATCTTTTATGGAAGGGTGTTTTTAAAAGAGGAGACAAGGGGCATAGTCCTTCCTGCTTTTCTTATGATAGTGGGTAATCTTCTTATGGCTTTTGGCTAA